Genomic window (Rosa chinensis cultivar Old Blush chromosome 6, RchiOBHm-V2, whole genome shotgun sequence):
CTTGTGAGTagtcccatgatcggccgtagtcttgagcctgaaaaagatcagtttcatccaagggatgaggacgaagacttattagaggctgaagtgccctatctaagtgcaataggcgcggtactgtacttagctcaatgcacaagaccggacatctcattcgcagtgaacttgttagctcgacataggtCTGCACCAACACgttgccattggattggcataaagacaatctttcgatactttagaggtacgattgatatgggcttgttttgtccctacagagagaagagaaataatggaagtgtgggatcggactccacaaggaaaAACGCCAcattccgtgctcctcctcccctccatcaaaatgacaacgatgtcttgatggattttgctgatgcagggtatctctctgaccctcacaaaggtcgctcccaaacgggttatgtctttaccatgtgAAGCactgcaatatcttggaggtctacaaagcaaacccttgttgctacttcctcaaatcatgcagagattattgctctacatgaagccgtgcgagaatgcatatggctaaggtctatagttagacacattcgaggaacttgtggtttgaagtctaccaaagatgaacctacatgcatttatgaagataatgcagcttgtattgagcaaatgaaattaggtttcatcaagggctaCAACacaaagcatatatcgcctaagttcttttacaatcagcaacaacaagcacttctaaatattgaagtgaatcagatccgatcagaggataatgtagcggacttatttactaagtcgttacctaaatccaccttcgagaaacatgtgagaaGCATCGGAGTaaggaagttatccgaactcccgtgattgtagcaatcagggggagatactgacatcagggggaggtatgttgtctacatgttcgatctagaagagtgaaggacgtgttgtgctctttttgtccttcgaccagggttatttttgttccacagggtttttgttacctggcaaggtttttaacgaggcaacgatcaaagcgtcatcaccaagtttgagcggcacaagggggagtgttgaaggatgtcgacatcatgtgtgcctctacaaactagggtttaaagttgtaattggaaagtgttctaggtattcaattgtattcggattctattacctattgtgtaccttgtaactccctatttaaagggctcttattatcaatgaatatatacaattacaattctcccACAACAAAATGAGCTTTCCGAGATATTAAATAAAGGCATTTGACTATGAGCTTCTCTTTTCACTACACTTTGCGAGAGACTTGGATGGCATGATCTTACTAAGAGCTAATTAACAATTCCAACTGACTAGGTCTAGACGACTCCTCACTGCATCTCAGCTTCATATGCGCGTGATATCCCTAACAACTTCATCGAAGAAATCAAATTCTGGGGAAGACAGCAGGCCAATCCCACATTTCTTCACAGTGGGTCGTTTGGACCAGTCTAGAGGGTAGAACTCAAAGAAAGCCTCCGTGACATTGTAAAAACTAGAGGGCCATTTTGCTCCATCTCCTTTTAGGGGAGTAAGATACCACATAACCACATAATGGGCATTGGCACTTCCAGCTCTATGCTCAACGAAATTCCAATTATCCAAACAGCAATTAAACTCGATGGTTTCACCATTGTTGGTTTTGAAATAGGATTTACATCCAAATCCAAAGTGTAAGTAAAGAGGAAAATCATTATGTCTGTCGAATGCGGCAACGGATAGAGTAAAACCTAAGAAGTTCGTATCAAACCAATTAGGAGGAAGCTTGATTTTTATTGAAGATCCTTTAGTTTGATAGCCAAACCACTTTGGAATTTCATTTCCCGGACATAAAATTGTAATTGAAGCTTTTGCATCCCAACGTTCCTGTACCATGAATGCATGTCATGATTATTTAACTCATCAAGAAAAATAGCAGTTGCTCTTAAAGCGTAATTTGTAAGAAAGCAGAGGGAgtgactgtgtgtgtgtgttagagagacagagacataTACATGACCGCAGAGATGACCAGAGTCATCAAGAAAAAATAGCAATTGCTCTTAAAGCGTAAATTGTAAGAGAATAATAGTGAGTCGTGtcgcgtgtgtgtgtgtgtgagagagagagagagagatacataCATGACCGTAGAGATGACCAGTTTTTTGTTTAAACTTTGATGACGCAATTGCCATTAGAAAAATTCTAAGCTGTGCATCCAATCCCATGCCGCTCCATGCATTCTGATCCAGTCTTAAGCAATTAGAGAACACATGTTTGTCATCAGAAACCTGATATTGATCCCAACCTTGTCTGACTGTAGTCCTCGAACTTAACGCTGTCTTTCGTCCCCGGAAGCCATAGGCATCAAAATGTTCTAGAAGCAATGGGAGCTCCGGTAAAGATTGAAGACTGTTGCAATCTCTTAAGCTTAGATACTCCAGCCCCGAAACGTGCACGATGCTTGCAGGTAATCTCTCAACTATGCTTCCACTTAAATTTAGCCTCCGCAATGATGATAAGCTAATGAGATCATCAGGGATTTCTAAAACACTGCAATAACTGAGCTCTAGTCTTTTCAAAGAGGGCAAACCGACTGAGAAGGCAGGCAAGTTTCTAATTTTCGAACATCCAAAAATGATGAGACTTTTAAGACGATTTAAATTGTACATGCTGCTTGGGACAAGCTCAAGGTTTTCACACATACAGAGCTCCAATGTTTCAAGTCCAATCAGATTTTCAATCGACCAGGGTAGCTCCTGAATGGCTGCTTGATATAAATGAAGATGACGAAACCATAGCACAGGCTCCAGGATTTTGGGGAAGAATCTGAATAAGGTTGCGAAACCTTCTAGAAGAAGTGGGTCTAAATATTCTAAATTGCGACTGTAGCTAATTGCAAATGTTTCGGCCCAGTAGTTTGTGACTTTGAATTTGGAGGACACAAGGTGTCTGCACCCTTTGACattcacccttttttttttttttttttgaaaggaaacatTCACGGTTTTTAACAATGACAGGTTAATAAGAGCAACGAGgtttagctctgtaaaaaatttGAAGTTACTAAAGTCTAGCTCCAGTACCAGATCAGCTACTGAGGAAGGCGATGGTAGCGCTGACTCTAAAAAATGGAGTTCCCTACAACCATCGAGGACCACAGATTTAATTTTGTAGATGCTGCTTGGGACAAACCGAAGGTTTTTGCAGTTAAACAGCTCCAACTTTTTTAGCCCGACTAGATTTTCAGTCGACATGGGTAGCTCTTCAATCGCTGTTTTacttaaatttaaaaactccaGACCTTCCATAGGCTCCAAGATTTCTGGGAAGTCCTTGAATTTACAGCAACCAAAGAGAGAGAGTCTCGAGAGAGATTTCAACTTACAAATGCTGGTAGGGAGCCTCACAAACTTTTTGCAATTTTCCAGTTGAATTGAAACGAGGCCAGAGACACACCCGATTGATGAGGGTATTTCTTCAATTGCTGCCCCAGCCAAACATAAATGTCTTATATTCCTCGGAAGTTCTGAAAATCTGCCAAGAGTTGAGCAGCCAAGTAGACCAAGAATTTGGAGAGAATTCAGATTGCAAGTGCTGCTTGGAAGATTCTTAAGGTCTTGGCAGTACATCAGGTCTAATGATACAAGCTTCTTGTGGGACCAAATTGATGCAGGCAACTCTTCTATTGCAGTTCCACGTAAATATAAGGTAGTCATATTCACCGGCATATCTGGAAGATGTTTAAGACTTGAGCAGCCACTAAGATTCAGACAGGTAAGCTTGTCAAGATTTTGAAAATATGTAGGGACTCGAACTAAACTTGTACAGTTCTGAAGTTCTGTATTCTCAATCGGACTCCGGGAGAGATCTGGAACTTTAGTTAGGTTCTTCGAATGACTAAGATTTATCTTTCTCAACTTCCCAAGATTCTGCCACAAGATAATCAAAGAGAGATGTCAACATTAGCTTATCTACTTTTTCACTGCATTTAAAACACAACTATATAGTGTACCTGGTCTTCAGTCCAAAGTTGCTCAACTTGGCTATTGGGCATATGAAGCTCAACAAGATAGTCTGGAGAAAAATCTGATGGCAATGATTTCAAAGGGTATCCGTCCCAGTACAGATATCTAAGGGCATCAGGAAGAGACGAAAGGCCTTCGGGAAGGTACATTTTGCAGTGCTTCTCGGGAAACTCATCACCAGAGATAAATATTTTGAGCAATCTTAGATTATGCATGTCTTTGAAGGCTGCACCTCTCACATGCAGCTTTGTAATCTTAGACATATCAAGGAATATGGCTTCAATTGTTCCGGTTCCCTACAAATGAATAGCAGAGTATACATAAGCATGGTATATACAAGTAGTAATACAAAAAACTTACCAGAAACAACATTTTTATAGGCAGGACAAACTCCTATGTGGCCCTTCTTTAAGAAAGTGAAGAATTTGGCTCTTACTGTATTATGTTTAAATACTTGACAGATATCCTCAGCAATCCACAACCTACTGCGTTTTCCATGCTCCTTAGGTTCACGGACAATTGCACGACCCATTTCTTGTATCAAATCATGCATCCACAGGTAgttgttttttattgatatgAGAGACATATCAGTCAGAACTGCAATTCCCGCATCAGCACAGAAGTCACAAGTATCCAACATTCTTTTTGCATAATCTATCTTCTCCCCTTTATAAAAGCATGCAATCTCAAGAAATATCTCTTTCTGTTCCTCGTCTAATCCATCATAACTTACTCTCAACACATCCTGAATTCTTTTGTTGGGAATCTTTTTCAGTTTAATCAATTCACTTTCccattctctttttctcttgcaGTGCAATAGGGAACCCAAAACCTTAAGAGCCAACGGAATGCCTTCAACATAACTTACCACCATTCTTGACAATTCTGTATATTCAGATGTAGGACACATATTTTTGAAAGCATTTAAACGAAAAAGCTGAAGGGCTTCATCTTCATTTAATTGCTTAACTTCATATATCTTATCTGCTCCTCCAGTCTTAAGTAGTTGCATATATATAGTTGTTATAAGGATTCTACTTCCAGGACCAAACTGAGCATCATCTCCAACTAAAACATCTAGTTGCCTTGGAtcattcacatcatcaagaacaatgaGGACCTTTTTACGGCGGAGCCTCCTTCTATCAAGAGTTGAACTTACAGATATAGTGCCCATATTCAGATTTTCTTGGTCTAACAAAATACGAAGAAGCTCCTTTTGCAACTGATTTAGTCCATGACTAGTCTCTGATGCTTCCCTAATATCTCCAATAAAGCAACAAGCTTCAAATTCAAAAGAGAGATGGTCAAATACAGCACGAGCAAGGGTGGTCTTACCTACACCACCCATACCCCATATGCCTACAGTCCTGACATCTAGAGAGTCCAAACACAACAACCTTTCAACTTCCCGAACGCGGCTTTTCATCCCTACCAGGCCCTTCAAAACACTAGATGATCCACCATTCAATTTCACTAAAATAGCTTTAACAATATCCTCAACTAACTTGGACTCAGGCCTGgcatatatatagaagaaagaCAAACATTATTCAAATAAGTATACCTAAATGAGCTCCAAGTATTAGAAATCAATACAAGAAACAAAGAGTCAGTGACGTACCTTATTTTGTGAGAATCAAACCCAGATAGATTTGCAGCACTTGTCAAAGCATCCCTCCACTGGCGCACCATCTCCCCCCTATCCTCGAAACGTTGTTGAAGTTGAGCAAACGCAGCTGCATAACTCCCCTCCTGTCTCCGCACATGTGATGGATTTACGTCGTAGAAAACAGGTATAACAGAGCATCCATATTTCTTCTTGCATTCGAGTATATGCACAAGCTCATCCAAGCACCATGTAGAAGAGGCATAATTCTCCGAGAAAATGATTACCGAGAGCTCTGATTCCTCTATTGCTTTGAGAAGAGCGGGTCCGATTTCGTCTCCTCTCTCGAGTCTGTTATCTACGTAGGTTTCGATTTTACTCCGGCGTAATGCAGCATGAAGATGACTGGTGAAACTGTCGCGGGTGTCCTCGCCTCGGAAACTGAGAAACACGTCGTGCTTTTCTCTATGGGGGATAAcagtggaagaggaagaagccgCCATATATACTCCCTGCAATCTGGACTATCCATATTCAAAAGTAGTAAGTTGCAGAGATTGTTAGTAtttgtggctttgataccactgtTGGAATTTGGTGCGGAAGGTTTAGAAGTAGTAGGCTAGGACAATGTGTTTAGGACTTCAATTTTAGAAGCAAGAGTTTGGGAGGAGGAGTTTAGTAGGACACTTTGAAAAAGAGGAGATGGTTGGGTAGTTAAAACAGAGGAGGTGTTTTGTATTAGAACAGAGGAgttttttttatcattaatggacAATTCTTaaatggaaaatgatttgtggcctcaatgaggcctaagatttgtggcctcaatcctaggtgtcagtCATCTACACACATCACATATTTGCCAAATtatgccatgtaattcttgagtaaaaagactatcttatccttccaaaatttaatggctttaaattattttggttttcatctaaaaataaaatatattattttgtttttttttctttttcttttttttcgttatatatataattatatatataattcgtcaaaaaaaattatatacaaatatgtgtttgtgtgtataaatataaatatatatatatatatatatatattaatgtcataattctaacccacaaaataaaaaaaaaaaagtcaaatttaaaattgattccacaaaaatggaaagaaaacatattaatatcttaattataacccatcaaatttggtaaatttaagtaatattcaactcttttaataaaattaatggaagattagttcaccttacactaacaagttaattagaaaagtcaaaaattaaattggatccacaaaaatggaaagaaaatgtattgaaatcgtaattaaaacctatgaaatctggtaattgaagaggtaagaaaatatcattaataaattgaattgataaaattctagattccatcatttcaaaatttctcgataatttaatattgtctcatccaaacgcaacattaggaagtgttccttaaaggtcaagtgagacttcattaatacaactgttcgtttatttttacatgaaaaaacaattataatgttattaatactatgtaaaaattcaatgaacaataggtgtataacacagcaataatcaaagaaaaagtgcaattaaggaaggtgtaaaatagaagtcatcgtccacattaacattaaagtcagctaacatgtcttacacaaacaaataagtaataagtagctaataatgagccagtacagtttactggggacttttccctaatagtatatttacactgaaatagaaatcatcatccacactgaaatttaaagtcagctaacatgtcttacagtaataaataagtactaagtagccaatgatgagttagtagagttcactggagacctttacctaatgacatgttcacacttaaatagaagctatcatctactgaaactgaaagagctaacatgtcttgcacaaacaagtaagtattaagtagccaattATGTGTAAAGTTTACTGAGGATCTTTTCCTAAtagcataattacactaaaatagaagtcatcatgcacattgtcttacagtaacaaataagtactaagtagccaataatgagctagtaaagttcactggggaccttttcctaatgacataattacactaaaatagaagtcatcatccacactgaaatttaaagttagctagcatgtcttacacgaacaataagtactaagtaactaataatgagccagtaaagtttactagagacctttcccgaatggcatattcacactaaaatagaagccatcatccattgaaacttaaaataagctagtgtgtcttgcacgaacaagtaagtactaagtagccaatagtaaagttcaacggggaatctttccctaataacatattcacactaaaattaagccatatatcattcacattgaaattgaaagtcagctaagtactaacatgtcttatacgaacaaaaaggtactaagtagctaataatgaacaagtagagttcactgggaatttttttctaatgacatatttacactaaaatagaagctatcattcacatttaaaaatcattattgtctattgaaaaatttgggatcaacaaaacaagtatactttcaaaaattaatttcctcatgtgcaatatattgtattccatattaagcaatttcttttcagatatcaacttcccaatcaatttagatatctaggttttcaatcaccagattttatgagttaaaattacgatttaaatacattttctttccatttttgtgaatctaatttaatttttgacttttcaaattaacttgttaatgtaaggtaactaatcttccattaattttatttattaaaagatttaaatattaatttaatttaccagatttcatggattataattacgatattaatatatatacacacacaccacattcattctccatcgaaaatatataaattttttggacgaattatatatatatatatatatataactttgtttttaacgaattatatatatacacccatacttttttttgaatatgtataatgaaaaaaaatccaaaataatgaaaaagaaagaaaggaaaaaaaaccaaacaatattttttttagaagaaagtctaaataatttagagccgttatatattcaacaacatatatatatatatatattcacaaaaatatataaatataaatttttttagacgagttatatatatatatatctatctatatatatataataaaagaaaaaaaaatgtatcttttctaaaagaaagctaaaataatttagagccattagattttgaaaggataagatagtttttttattcaagaataacatgacatgatttgacaaattagtgaggtgtataggtgacatggcttgacacctaggattgaggccacaaatcttaggcctcattgaggccctatatcattgccctaaaTTTATCATCCAACTGTCCATATCTTAGATTAGCCTTTAAATATCATTTTTGTGAAAAATCAATCGAAtaagaaatcgtttaattatctaattgaatcaaacaaatagatggTTCTAACATATGATGAATcatccatgtatttcatagaaatgaataattaaaaggttttcaatttgattgaatttttacagagctaatctttgtatgATGTTAtgcaacatgaatggttggattagaaaattataaagttaaaaTGCATTAATCACAATAAAGGATGAATATACTCATTCCTCAGaagtgaacctaagaattgtgaATTGTCTTTTTGATAATTGATGGTTAGTTCATTATATGGACATCTcttcatgcatatatatagaaCAAGTCCACCGTCTTGTTCCACCGACCCTCCTCATGTCACTTGTTCCACCGACCTTCCTCTTGATACTTCTAGATACAGATTTTCTTAATTACATGGACACCAACACTAGCTTATGTGGTTAATTGTTAACCACACAATTATATACTACACTAGAACTTACTAGATAACATGATTAGTCTAGATTAATCTAGCTAGATTTGTACAAGTTCTAGATTAATCTAGATAACTAGAGAATAGTTTAGAAAGTATCAATGTGCATTACTGTCTCAACAGAGATATTAAACTATTG
Coding sequences:
- the LOC112169192 gene encoding TMV resistance protein N, translating into MAASSSSTVIPHREKHDVFLSFRGEDTRDSFTSHLHAALRRSKIETYVDNRLERGDEIGPALLKAIEESELSVIIFSENYASSTWCLDELVHILECKKKYGCSVIPVFYDVNPSHVRRQEGSYAAAFAQLQQRFEDRGEMVRQWRDALTSAANLSGFDSHKIRPESKLVEDIVKAILVKLNGGSSSVLKGLVGMKSRVREVERLLCLDSLDVRTVGIWGMGGVGKTTLARAVFDHLSFEFEACCFIGDIREASETSHGLNQLQKELLRILLDQENLNMGTISVSSTLDRRRLRRKKVLIVLDDVNDPRQLDVLVGDDAQFGPGSRILITTIYMQLLKTGGADKIYEVKQLNEDEALQLFRLNAFKNMCPTSEYTELSRMVVSYVEGIPLALKVLGSLLHCKRKREWESELIKLKKIPNKRIQDVLRVSYDGLDEEQKEIFLEIACFYKGEKIDYAKRMLDTCDFCADAGIAVLTDMSLISIKNNYLWMHDLIQEMGRAIVREPKEHGKRSRLWIAEDICQVFKHNTGTGTIEAIFLDMSKITKLHVRGAAFKDMHNLRLLKIFISGDEFPEKHCKMYLPEGLSSLPDALRYLYWDGYPLKSLPSDFSPDYLVELHMPNSQVEQLWTEDQNLGKLRKINLSHSKNLTKVPDLSRSPIENTELQNCTSLVRVPTYFQNLDKLTCLNLSGCSSLKHLPDMPVNMTTLYLRGTAIEELPASIWSHKKLVSLDLMYCQDLKNLPSSTCNLNSLQILGLLGCSTLGRFSELPRNIRHLCLAGAAIEEIPSSIGCVSGLVSIQLENCKKFVRLPTSICKLKSLSRLSLFGCCKFKDFPEILEPMEGLEFLNLSKTAIEELPMSTENLVGLKKLELFNCKNLRFVPSSIYKIKSVVLDGCRELHFLESALPSPSSVADLVLELDFSNFKFFTELNLVALINLSLLKTVNVSFQKKKKKRVNVKGCRHLVSSKFKVTNYWAETFAISYSRNLEYLDPLLLEGFATLFRFFPKILEPVLWFRHLHLYQAAIQELPWSIENLIGLETLELCMCENLELVPSSMYNLNRLKSLIIFGCSKIRNLPAFSVGLPSLKRLELSYCSVLEIPDDLISLSSLRRLNLSGSIVERLPASIVHVSGLEYLSLRDCNSLQSLPELPLLLEHFDAYGFRGRKTALSSRTTVRQGWDQYQVSDDKHVFSNCLRLDQNAWSGMGLDAQLRIFLMAIASSKFKQKTGHLYGHERWDAKASITILCPGNEIPKWFGYQTKGSSIKIKLPPNWFDTNFLGFTLSVAAFDRHNDFPLYLHFGFGCKSYFKTNNGETIEFNCCLDNWNFVEHRAGSANAHYVVMWYLTPLKGDGAKWPSSFYNVTEAFFEFYPLDWSKRPTVKKCGIGLLSSPEFDFFDEVVRDITRI